A part of Dreissena polymorpha isolate Duluth1 chromosome 13, UMN_Dpol_1.0, whole genome shotgun sequence genomic DNA contains:
- the LOC127855151 gene encoding uncharacterized protein LOC127855151 has protein sequence MTTNIWKCFVRTTVSCAALVVLFSITVNRCAVSPSGDKIFITNNSHHKVLTLARDGTVLQTFTDPDLQRPWGIHATALGQVLVCGWSISTIIQLDGEGKKKLATLATKRDGLIYPHSVFYNRSTASIIVGQLCSDNIIVLRVK, from the exons ATGACGACAAACATCTGGAAATGTTTTGtgaggaccacagtcagctgtgctgcgcTAGTTGTGCTTTTCTCAATCACAG TAAATAGGTGTGCAGTGAGTCCTTCAGGTGACAAGATATTTATCACCAACAATTCCCATCACAAGGTCCTCACCCTGGCCAGAGATGGCACAGTTCTCCAAACCTTCACAGACCCAGACCTACAACGCCCATGGGGTATCCATGCGACTGCTCTGggacaggtgctggtctgtggatggtCAATCAGCACTATCATTCAGCTGGATGGGGAAGGCAAGAAGAAGCTGGCAACTCTTGCTACCAAGAGGGATGGACTTATTTACCCACACTCAGTCTTCTACAATAGGAGCAcagcatccatcattgtgggacaattGTGTAGCGATAACATCATTGTGTTAAGAGTAAAATAG